Part of the Benincasa hispida cultivar B227 chromosome 12, ASM972705v1, whole genome shotgun sequence genome is shown below.
GCTTGCAATTTTGTGTCCACCCCTCATGTAGATCATTTTAGGAATGACCCAAAACTGTATACATCTCAGCTTAGTCAGTTTCTGGCCGATTGCGTGCTTACTTCTTGTTGCAGAGAGTCCTGTTAGCTCAATATTGTGAGTTAGTTGCTCACCATTTTACCtgattcttttcttctttctataCAACATTGTTTGTTCTCGAAAACAAGTGAGGGCAAGCAAAAGCCTTAAAATTCATTGGTTCTTAATATATAGATCACATTCAGTTCTTTTCATTGTGTTGGGTGTTTGATCATTCTTGGCTTATGCTAGTGAGCTAGAGTGTGCGTGCGCATAACTTAAACAAGCCACCACGTCAACAAAATTAAATCTACTTTCAAGAAGTTTTGAGTAATACAGTTATCATGTAATGTTAAACTAGTAATGTTAAACTAATAGAGTTAACGATGAGAACTTGTTAGACAAAACGATGAGAACTTGTTAgacaatttttcttttgttttaattcaaaAGTGTGAAAATAAGGATTTGAATCTTTGACATTAAGAAACGAGTAAATGCTAATGATCATTAAGTTATGCTCATTTCGGCTTGTTAGACATAAACTTCGTAGTTAAATGACCTATGAGCAATTTTTGAAATATTGAAATCATATAGAAGCTTGAACGTCTATTGATTATTAAGAACGTTTTAAATAACTGATGTGGTTGACACGTGTGAAAGATTTGAATTGATTGAGATAACGGCCATGTCTTTCAATGCCGTTTATCAATCACAACAGGTTCCGTGGAATCGTTAAATATTGAAGGTTTGTTGAGTTATCCCAGCCGGTTCTGagattaaacttgtaatttaactacttgaaaatataaacaaatttccTCTGTTTCTTTGTCTTATTAGCATAAATGTTTGTCAATGATGAGAGTGGAAGATTTGAAATGATTGAGATGAGCCTTTGTAAACTTATAGTCAATTCGTATGGATTTATTCTAGCACTAATTGATTGATTTAATCTCATGACATTTAACAATTTGACCATTTTGGAATTTCatgtcatttttattatttctttaattGCAAACAAAGTCATACTTCCCACCAACCCCAACACAAAATTACCCTTAGAATCTAAAATTTTGAGTGACTATAAATTTTGAAGCTAACACcaaacatatatttaatatatatcaactTACATTGATTCTAATTGAAATTTGTACAAATTGGGTCTAACGTATCTATCTAGATCTCCTTAGCTACAATAAGTGAATATTAGGAAGCACaaggaaaacaaaagaaatagaaaagaaaagaaaacacttctactaaacatgtttctcCCAAGTTCCAAACATAGCTAGCAATTAATCTTCCATTCCTGAGAGATAGCTTGTTGAAGAAATCtgaatgatttttggaaattttggAACCCCATGAACCAGAAATCAAAATTATCAACAGTTACTATCTCCAAGTACTTCTGTGAAGGCTTCATCACATTCTTACTTTGGTTCACACTCTCTATCCTCCCTACAGGAATCACCACCTGCACCAACATCAGTTTAGTAAACAACTGAGACCGAACGACATTTAAATGAGAGACAAAACTTTACGCCCGACCATTCTGAAAAAGATGACAAATCGGAGAGAACTTTAGAATCATTGACCTTTTTTTAATCTAAGACGAGTCGAAAAGGGACTTGTTCCTTTTTGCCCGTTTCAAGAGATTTAAGACACAGATAGGTTGTTATACCTTGTAATGAAATCTTAGGAGCTCTCCAGTTGGGGAAGAGAGTTTGAGGGATTTGTCACTGCAAAAGGCAAGTTTGTGTGTGGATATGAAGAGAAGACCTGCTAGGGGTCCTGTTGTTGTTGACAAATAGCATTGACAAGCCTTCAATAGTTTCTCTCCTTCTCTTACACTAAATAACTGCTTGTAAACTTTCCTCAGCCCACCAACCTGAAGAATCTTTGCTCCCAAATTCAACTTCCCCTTTACTGTTTCTCTGATCTTTTGTCCTAATCTCACTGCAACTGTAACCAACCAAACAGTACCAACATAAGTTCATGGTCTCTCTGTTGTACTGTAATAATTTGATTGAAGAGCAATCATATTCAGTTGTTTAATGAGATGTTGAATAGTCTTATTTACAGACTCTATGGATTTGGTTTGATATTAAAGAATCATATATTGtctctttataaattttatctTCCTCATCAACAAGTAGGAGTTGCCAatctaagaagatcaagaaACTCATTCAAACTCCGTATTTTCTTAGATCATTTCATAACTTTTCTTGAATAATGACTGCTATGTCACTAACATAATTGTATCATATTGTCCACTTCAAACTTAGacctatttttaaaatctaccTAGAAAATGCATCATATCAAAACAATGTACATACTCGAGATATTTCTCCACTTCTAAGAGACTAATGTATAGTTTAACTTACCATGTTCTCTAACTCCTTGGGCAAAACTTCCAACCATGCTCCTCCTGCTAACAACTGTATCCTCCCTACCtgcaaacatttataacattctctccattcagtTACCATTCTCCCACACTACACATATCCTATAGACATCtagagaaggaaagaaaaacaaaatagaagtTTTACATTGTTTTGTCGCCCGGGGTTCGCCATCGGGAGACTGGTTACCGACCGGAGCAGGCAACAGTCTTTTCAGTGACTTCTCAACCGGCCGAAACATCATGGAGTCTACCGGGATCCCAGCGACTTCTTGTTGCATCAGAGCTTCCATTGTCTTCTGCTTCTACTTGTATGTATCAAAtgtaagaaaagagaaaaaggagagTGTGGGTGGATAATCAATGTGCCTCCAActctccatatatatatatatatggaggAAGTGAAAATATTGCATTTGAAACTTAAAGTTCTGAGCTGAATCAGCCATGGCCGTCCACCAAGATTATTAAAAGAACGGATATCAGGAAAAGAGAGTTTTTGAGAAAAAGGATCATAAAAGGAGAGAAGATGATGTTTGGGGTTTTATAAACTTtactaacaaaaataaaaaaagagtatAGTGGAATTGCCTTTTTGCAAAACCCTTAAGATGGATGCTTTCTTAAGATGATGGTTTGTTTTCTTGTCAGGAAAGCATGTATGCATTTATAAATTATGCCTTAATTACTTTACCTTTTTTCTGAAAGAAATGTATTTTATAATAAGGTAGGAGGATCCGAACCAAACCTCTTTGATCAATACATTCGTAGATGTT
Proteins encoded:
- the LOC120067797 gene encoding putative GEM-like protein 8 translates to MEALMQQEVAGIPVDSMMFRPVEKSLKRLLPAPVGNQSPDGEPRATKQCREDTVVSRRSMVGSFAQGVREHVAVRLGQKIRETVKGKLNLGAKILQVGGLRKVYKQLFSVREGEKLLKACQCYLSTTTGPLAGLLFISTHKLAFCSDKSLKLSSPTGELLRFHYKVVIPVGRIESVNQSKNVMKPSQKYLEIVTVDNFDFWFMGFQNFQKSFRFLQQAISQEWKINC